One genomic window of Niveibacterium sp. SC-1 includes the following:
- a CDS encoding pitrilysin family protein: protein MSRLRLVSTLALCWLALLCAPLQAAAPALPEGVTQVTAVEGVTEYRLANGLRVLLAPDESKPTAAVNVTYLVGSRFEGYGETGMAHLLEHLLFKGTPTLAKGALVAELKRRGMRFNGTTSFDRTNYYEIFSASDDNMDWALGMEADRMVNSFIARSDLDSEMTVVRNEMESGENDPGRVLWQKMAAAAYQWHAYGKATIGARSDVENVDIANLQAFYRKYYQPDNAVLTVAGKFDPARVLARIQASFGAIARPERKLAPTYTVEPVQDGERRVTLQRVGDVQIVGTLYHTVAGSHPDAAPLELLSFVLGDTPSGRLHRALVESKKAVGAGSSFTGLAEPGYTGNYVQLSRTQSRETAQKVLIDTAEDLARHAVTAAELARAKTAYANAFEDALDDPASFGVSLSSYIALGDWRLFFLQRDRIKATMLADVQRVAQTYFKPSNRTLGIFVPTDKPDRVVAPAAKPLAEALAGYTGGTAVAAGEDFDPSPANIGQRTRFATLGNGAKLAMLPKKTRGGSVNGVFVLHMGDEKSLFAKSTIAQFTAAMLNRGAAGRDRQALSDALDAAKAQVSISGDGDDLTVRFETRREHLATTLDLIRDQLRKPDFPAGELEQLRGQTLSAIEAGRREPSSMASRALGRHDNPYPKGDTRYVGTLDEELAEVKAVKRADLLAFQQGFYGADHAEMAIVGDFDAAALQAQLERNFGDWKSRAPYKRIASPYHADSPAQISLEAPDKANAIYLGSLSLPVRDDAPEWLPLVLGNRILGGGGLKSRIADRLRQKDGISYSSASSLSSNAFEANAGWSFYAIYAPQNLQRLKSGLKEEIARLLKDGVGETELAEVKSGLLQEITVARTRDGTLAGLLASHLQLGRDMNWDAAREQRLAAVTVDEVNAALRRYLQPESLVEVYAGDFAKATKDAPAAPQADAGKTKEEVVH from the coding sequence ATGTCCAGGCTTCGCCTCGTTTCTACCCTTGCCCTCTGCTGGCTTGCGCTGCTCTGCGCGCCCCTGCAGGCCGCCGCACCCGCCTTGCCCGAAGGCGTGACCCAGGTCACGGCGGTGGAGGGCGTCACCGAATACCGGCTGGCGAACGGATTGCGCGTGCTGCTGGCGCCAGACGAGAGCAAGCCCACCGCCGCGGTCAATGTCACCTACCTCGTGGGTTCCCGCTTCGAGGGCTATGGCGAGACCGGCATGGCCCACCTGCTCGAACACCTGCTCTTCAAGGGCACGCCAACGCTCGCGAAGGGCGCACTGGTGGCCGAACTCAAGCGCCGCGGCATGCGCTTCAACGGCACGACCTCCTTCGATCGCACCAACTACTACGAGATATTCTCGGCCTCGGACGACAACATGGACTGGGCGCTCGGCATGGAGGCGGACCGCATGGTCAATTCCTTCATCGCCCGCTCCGATCTCGACTCCGAGATGACCGTGGTGCGCAACGAGATGGAGTCCGGCGAGAACGATCCCGGCCGGGTGCTGTGGCAGAAGATGGCGGCGGCGGCCTACCAGTGGCACGCCTACGGCAAGGCCACGATCGGCGCGCGCAGCGACGTGGAGAACGTCGATATCGCCAACCTCCAGGCCTTCTACCGGAAGTACTACCAGCCGGACAACGCGGTGCTCACGGTCGCCGGCAAGTTCGATCCGGCGCGCGTGCTGGCGCGCATCCAGGCGAGCTTCGGTGCCATCGCCCGACCGGAACGCAAGCTCGCGCCCACCTACACGGTGGAGCCGGTGCAGGATGGCGAACGCCGGGTCACCCTGCAGCGGGTGGGTGACGTGCAGATCGTCGGCACGCTCTACCACACGGTGGCCGGCAGCCATCCGGACGCCGCGCCGCTGGAGCTTCTCTCCTTCGTGCTGGGCGACACGCCCAGCGGACGCCTGCATCGCGCCCTGGTGGAGAGCAAGAAGGCGGTCGGCGCAGGCAGCTCCTTCACCGGCCTGGCCGAACCGGGATACACCGGCAACTACGTGCAGCTCTCCCGCACGCAGTCGCGCGAGACCGCGCAGAAGGTCCTGATCGACACGGCCGAGGATCTCGCCCGCCATGCGGTTACGGCGGCGGAACTGGCGCGCGCCAAGACGGCCTATGCGAACGCCTTCGAGGACGCGCTGGACGATCCGGCGAGCTTCGGCGTGAGCCTGTCGAGCTACATCGCCCTGGGTGACTGGCGGCTCTTCTTCCTGCAGCGCGACCGCATCAAGGCTACGATGCTGGCCGACGTACAAAGGGTCGCGCAGACCTATTTCAAGCCCAGCAACCGCACCCTCGGGATCTTCGTGCCCACGGACAAGCCCGATCGCGTCGTAGCGCCTGCCGCCAAGCCGCTGGCCGAAGCGCTTGCCGGCTACACCGGCGGTACGGCGGTCGCGGCCGGAGAGGACTTCGACCCTTCGCCCGCCAACATCGGCCAGCGCACCCGGTTTGCCACCCTGGGCAATGGCGCGAAGCTCGCGATGCTGCCCAAGAAAACCCGCGGCGGGAGCGTGAACGGCGTGTTCGTCCTGCACATGGGCGACGAGAAGAGTCTCTTCGCCAAATCGACCATCGCCCAGTTCACCGCTGCCATGCTCAACCGCGGCGCCGCCGGGCGTGACCGTCAGGCGCTGTCCGACGCCCTGGACGCGGCCAAGGCCCAGGTCTCGATCAGCGGCGACGGCGACGACCTGACGGTGCGCTTCGAGACCCGTCGCGAGCATCTGGCCACCACCCTGGACCTGATCCGCGACCAGTTGCGCAAGCCCGACTTCCCGGCCGGCGAACTGGAACAGCTGCGCGGCCAGACCCTCAGCGCGATCGAGGCTGGCCGCCGCGAGCCTTCGTCCATGGCCTCGCGCGCCCTGGGCCGCCACGACAACCCCTATCCCAAGGGCGATACGCGCTACGTGGGCACCCTCGACGAGGAGCTGGCCGAGGTCAAGGCCGTGAAGCGCGCGGATCTGCTGGCCTTCCAGCAAGGTTTCTACGGCGCGGACCATGCGGAGATGGCGATCGTCGGCGATTTCGATGCCGCGGCCCTGCAGGCCCAGCTGGAGCGCAATTTCGGCGACTGGAAGAGCCGCGCGCCTTACAAGCGGATCGCAAGCCCGTATCATGCGGACTCTCCGGCGCAGATCAGCCTGGAGGCCCCGGACAAGGCCAATGCGATCTACCTGGGCAGCCTGTCCCTCCCGGTGCGCGACGACGCGCCCGAGTGGTTGCCGCTGGTGCTGGGCAACCGGATCCTGGGGGGCGGCGGGCTCAAGAGCCGGATCGCCGACCGCCTGCGGCAGAAGGACGGCATCAGCTACAGTTCGGCCAGTTCGCTCTCGAGCAATGCCTTCGAAGCCAACGCCGGCTGGAGCTTCTACGCGATCTACGCGCCGCAGAACCTGCAGCGCCTCAAGTCCGGCCTCAAGGAAGAGATCGCCCGCCTGCTCAAGGACGGGGTGGGCGAGACCGAACTCGCCGAGGTGAAGTCCGGACTCCTGCAGGAGATCACCGTGGCGCGTACCCGCGACGGCACCCTGGCGGGCCTCCTGGCGAGCCATCTGCAGCTGGGCCGCGACATGAACTGGGACGCCGCGCGCGAGCAACGCCTGGCCGCGGTCACGGTCGACGAGGTCAACGCCGCGCTGCGCCGCTACCTCCAGCCGGAAAGCCTGGTCGAGGTCTATGCCGGCGATTTCGCCAAGGCGACCAAGGACGCGCCCGCAGCGCCGCAGGCGGATGCGGGCAAAACGAAAGAGGAGGTCGTGCACTGA
- the gndA gene encoding NADP-dependent phosphogluconate dehydrogenase, giving the protein MSKQHIGVIGMAVMGRNLALNIESRGHAVSIFNRSREKTDEVMAENPGKKLVPTYTLEEFVASLEAPRRILLMVQAGAGTDASIDALKPLLDKGDIIIDGGNALYTDTIRRNKELSELGFNFIGSGVSGGEEGALKGPSIMPGGQKEAYDLVAPILKEIAAKAEGEPCVTYIGPDGAGHYVKMVHNGIEYGDMQLIAEAYAILKNTLNLSNAELADVFADWNKGELDSFLIEITANIFRKKDADTGGELVDVILDKAGQKGTGKWTSQSALDLGVPLPLITESVFARFLSALKDERVVASKVLSGPANKAFEGDRKAFIEAVRRALYLSKIVSYAQGFAQMRSMSQEMKWDLQYGEIAKIFRAGCIIRARFLQKITDAYASNAGLPNLLLDPYFKGVADEYQAALREVVATAVTRGIAVPTFASAVAYYDSYRSAVLPANLIQAQRDYFGAHTFQRTDKPGIFHAEWF; this is encoded by the coding sequence ATGTCCAAGCAGCATATCGGCGTGATCGGCATGGCCGTGATGGGCCGCAACCTGGCGCTGAACATCGAGAGCCGCGGCCACGCCGTGTCGATCTTCAACCGCTCGCGTGAGAAGACCGACGAGGTGATGGCCGAGAACCCCGGCAAGAAGCTGGTGCCCACCTACACGCTGGAAGAGTTCGTCGCCTCGCTGGAAGCGCCGCGCCGCATCCTGCTGATGGTCCAGGCCGGTGCCGGTACCGACGCCTCGATCGACGCGCTCAAGCCGCTCCTGGACAAGGGCGACATCATCATCGACGGCGGCAACGCCCTCTACACCGACACCATCCGCCGCAACAAGGAGCTCTCCGAACTGGGCTTCAACTTCATCGGCAGCGGTGTTTCCGGTGGCGAGGAAGGCGCGCTCAAGGGCCCGTCCATCATGCCCGGCGGCCAGAAGGAAGCCTATGACCTGGTGGCTCCGATCCTCAAGGAGATCGCCGCCAAGGCCGAGGGCGAGCCCTGCGTGACCTACATCGGTCCGGACGGCGCCGGCCACTACGTGAAGATGGTCCACAACGGCATCGAGTACGGCGACATGCAGCTGATCGCCGAGGCCTATGCCATCCTCAAGAACACCCTGAACCTGTCCAACGCCGAACTCGCCGACGTGTTCGCCGACTGGAACAAGGGCGAGCTCGACAGCTTCCTGATCGAGATCACCGCCAACATTTTCAGGAAGAAGGACGCGGACACCGGTGGCGAGCTGGTCGACGTGATCCTCGACAAGGCCGGCCAGAAGGGCACCGGCAAGTGGACCTCGCAGTCCGCGCTGGACCTGGGCGTGCCGCTGCCGCTGATCACCGAATCCGTGTTCGCGCGCTTCCTCTCCGCGCTCAAGGACGAGCGCGTGGTGGCCAGCAAGGTGCTCTCCGGCCCCGCCAACAAGGCCTTCGAAGGCGATCGCAAGGCCTTCATCGAGGCCGTGCGCCGTGCGCTCTACCTGTCGAAGATCGTCTCCTACGCCCAGGGCTTCGCGCAGATGCGCTCGATGTCCCAGGAAATGAAGTGGGACCTGCAATACGGCGAGATCGCCAAGATCTTCCGCGCCGGCTGCATCATCCGCGCCCGCTTCCTGCAGAAGATCACCGACGCCTACGCCAGCAACGCCGGCCTGCCCAACCTGCTGCTGGATCCGTACTTCAAGGGCGTGGCCGATGAATACCAGGCCGCGCTGCGCGAAGTCGTCGCGACCGCGGTGACCCGCGGTATCGCGGTGCCGACCTTCGCGTCCGCCGTGGCCTACTACGACAGCTACCGTTCCGCGGTGCTGCCGGCCAACCTGATCCAGGCCCAACGCGACTACTTCGGCGCGCACACCTTCCAGCGCACCGACAAGCCCGGCATCTTCCACGCCGAGTGGTTCTGA
- a CDS encoding NADPH-dependent FMN reductase has protein sequence MKLLGLCGSLRAASTNHALLQAAAREVPAGVQLQVFEGLGAIPLFSPDADEAVPAPAPVAALRRAVAEAEGLVIACPEYAHGIPGAFKNALDWIVGSNEMTDKPTTFLAASVPPRGLLVREALIEVLGAMSARLVLDCCGAVPLMGKRPEEAARILAEAVHRQTLRASLEAFVGAIRVR, from the coding sequence ATGAAACTGCTGGGCCTCTGCGGCAGCCTGCGCGCTGCTTCCACCAACCATGCCCTGCTGCAGGCGGCAGCACGCGAAGTACCCGCAGGCGTGCAGCTGCAAGTCTTCGAGGGCCTGGGCGCGATTCCGCTCTTCAGCCCCGACGCCGACGAGGCGGTGCCGGCACCGGCGCCGGTCGCGGCGCTGCGCCGGGCGGTGGCCGAGGCCGAGGGGCTGGTGATCGCCTGTCCGGAGTACGCGCACGGCATTCCCGGCGCCTTCAAGAACGCGCTCGACTGGATCGTTGGCAGCAACGAGATGACCGACAAGCCAACGACCTTCCTCGCCGCGTCCGTCCCTCCGCGCGGCCTTCTGGTGCGCGAAGCCCTGATCGAAGTGCTGGGCGCGATGTCCGCCCGCCTGGTCCTCGACTGCTGCGGCGCCGTACCCCTGATGGGCAAGCGCCCCGAGGAAGCGGCACGCATCCTCGCCGAAGCGGTGCACCGGCAAACCCTGCGTGCCAGCCTGGAGGCCTTCGTCGGAGCGATCCGTGTGCGGTGA
- the sigJ gene encoding RNA polymerase sigma factor SigJ, producing MDTFDKTAFFQSQRRRLTGIGYRMLGARGEAEDLVQEAWLRWDRTPMDEIRSPEAWLVTCVTRLAIDRLRALQTEREHYIGPWLPEPIVESLAPPADHLSEMASELSVALLALLERLAPEERAAFLLMEAFDSDYAELARILGKSEAACRQIVSRARRRVREERPRVVVSENRRRALLERYVTALMTRDAAAVAAMLHEEVTLTSDGGGVTKAALKMVQGASKVSRFVVGVLDNWRERGLEIRLVRVNGEPGLAYSVKGELSGIVSIDTDGEEIFGIYSVLNPHKLVQVRLD from the coding sequence ATGGACACCTTCGACAAGACCGCCTTCTTCCAGTCCCAGCGGCGCCGCCTCACCGGCATCGGCTACCGCATGCTCGGCGCCCGCGGCGAGGCGGAGGACCTCGTGCAGGAAGCCTGGCTGCGTTGGGACCGCACGCCCATGGACGAGATCCGCTCGCCCGAGGCCTGGCTGGTGACCTGCGTGACGCGGCTCGCGATCGATCGCCTGCGCGCGCTGCAGACAGAGCGCGAGCACTACATCGGTCCCTGGTTGCCCGAGCCCATCGTCGAATCGCTCGCGCCGCCAGCCGACCATCTTTCCGAAATGGCCTCCGAGCTCTCGGTGGCGCTGCTTGCGCTGCTCGAACGTTTGGCGCCGGAAGAGCGCGCAGCCTTCCTGCTCATGGAGGCCTTCGACAGCGACTACGCCGAGCTCGCCCGCATCCTCGGCAAATCCGAGGCCGCCTGCCGCCAGATCGTGAGCCGCGCGCGCCGCCGCGTGCGTGAGGAACGGCCCCGCGTCGTGGTGAGCGAAAACCGGCGCCGGGCGTTGCTGGAGCGCTATGTCACCGCGCTGATGACGCGCGATGCCGCGGCCGTGGCGGCGATGCTCCACGAAGAGGTGACGCTCACCTCCGACGGCGGTGGCGTGACCAAGGCGGCGCTGAAGATGGTGCAGGGCGCGTCGAAGGTCTCGCGCTTCGTGGTCGGCGTGCTCGACAACTGGCGCGAACGTGGTCTGGAGATCCGCCTGGTGCGCGTCAATGGTGAACCGGGGCTGGCCTACAGCGTGAAAGGTGAGCTCTCGGGCATCGTTTCCATCGACACTGACGGCGAAGAGATCTTCGGCATCTACTCGGTACTCAATCCGCACAAACTGGTGCAGGTGAGGCTGGACTGA
- a CDS encoding carboxymuconolactone decarboxylase family protein — protein MKARLDYIKAQPAAFRAQLALQEYVNASGIEPALLKLVKMRASQINGCAFCLDMNGREAMNQGETALRIILLDAWREAPIYTERERAALAWTEALTSLHEGHVPDAVYEEARAQFGESELVDLSLAITTINAWNRLSAAFRSVPAGV, from the coding sequence ATGAAAGCCCGTCTCGACTATATCAAGGCCCAACCCGCCGCCTTCCGTGCCCAGCTCGCCCTGCAGGAGTACGTCAATGCCAGCGGCATCGAACCTGCGCTGCTCAAGCTGGTGAAGATGCGCGCCTCGCAGATCAACGGCTGCGCCTTCTGCCTCGACATGAACGGCCGCGAGGCCATGAATCAGGGCGAAACCGCGCTGCGCATCATCCTGCTGGATGCCTGGCGCGAAGCACCGATCTACACCGAGCGCGAACGCGCCGCGCTGGCCTGGACCGAAGCCCTGACCAGCCTGCATGAAGGCCACGTGCCGGACGCGGTGTACGAGGAAGCACGCGCGCAGTTCGGCGAGTCCGAACTGGTGGACCTCTCGCTGGCCATCACCACCATCAACGCCTGGAACCGTCTCTCCGCGGCCTTCCGCTCGGTGCCGGCCGGCGTTTGA
- a CDS encoding AraC family transcriptional regulator has protein sequence MARPPNPVELSLRRINRVVDMVEANLSENLVLDDLARTAAFSRFHFHRVFHEHYGETPKEYVQRRRLELGAWLLHYSTGSIARVAQRCGFATADGFARAFRRRFGMSPLDWRTEGFGQRLMRHLPPDRMENPGSWQVRIEMLTERRVAYHRQMGPYGLNTGHQWAQVEHWMNTWRLQGATRYGMGLDDPVITPHEQCRYDICVELPEGFAANPRTPLKVIPAGLYAVLRYEGPPTGSSQAWIWLMEKWLPASGHKMEKMFHFERYGAGMPTPDIERQNCDLCVALAIEPSLIAPQFNCQPR, from the coding sequence ATGGCACGTCCGCCCAACCCAGTAGAGCTGAGCCTGCGCCGCATCAACCGTGTCGTCGACATGGTCGAAGCCAACCTGTCCGAGAACCTGGTCCTCGACGACCTCGCCCGGACCGCCGCCTTCTCGCGCTTCCATTTCCACCGCGTGTTCCATGAGCACTATGGCGAGACGCCCAAGGAATACGTCCAGCGACGCCGTCTGGAACTGGGCGCCTGGCTGCTCCACTACTCCACCGGCAGCATCGCGCGCGTCGCCCAGCGCTGCGGCTTTGCCACCGCCGACGGCTTCGCGCGGGCCTTCAGGCGCCGCTTCGGCATGTCGCCCCTGGACTGGCGCACCGAGGGCTTCGGCCAGCGCCTGATGCGCCATCTGCCGCCCGACCGCATGGAGAACCCGGGCAGCTGGCAGGTACGCATCGAGATGCTGACCGAGCGGCGCGTCGCCTACCACCGCCAGATGGGGCCCTACGGCCTGAACACCGGACACCAGTGGGCACAGGTTGAACACTGGATGAATACCTGGCGGCTGCAGGGCGCGACCCGCTACGGCATGGGGCTGGATGACCCTGTCATCACGCCGCACGAACAGTGTCGCTATGACATCTGTGTGGAACTTCCAGAAGGCTTTGCGGCGAACCCGCGTACGCCACTCAAGGTAATTCCCGCAGGCCTCTACGCCGTGCTGCGCTACGAGGGCCCGCCCACCGGCAGCAGCCAGGCCTGGATATGGTTGATGGAGAAGTGGCTGCCCGCGAGCGGGCACAAGATGGAGAAGATGTTCCATTTCGAACGCTACGGCGCCGGCATGCCCACACCGGACATCGAGCGCCAGAACTGCGACCTGTGCGTCGCGCTGGCCATCGAGCCTTCGCTGATCGCGCCCCAGTTCAACTGCCAGCCACGCTAG
- a CDS encoding amidohydrolase family protein translates to MFDLIVRNANLPDGRRRQDIAIADGRIAAVGPALQGTAGQDIDAHGLLVSPPFVDAHFHMDSTLSYGLPRVNESGTLLEGIKLWGELKPQLTQDALIQRALVYCDWAVAKGLLAIRSHVDVCDPRLLAVEALLYVKEKVKPYLDLQLVAFPQDGVLRSAGAMENLRRALDMGVDVVGGIPHFERTMADGAESVRLLCELAAERGLRVDMHCDETDDPLSRHIETLAYHAQRLGLQGRVTGSHLTSMHSMDNYYVSKLIPLMREAGVAAIANPLINITLQGRHDSYPKRRGMTRVPELMAAGIEVAFGHDCVMDPWYGMGSGDMLEVAHMGLHVAQMTSQDAMRRCFAAVTENPARILGLEGYGLEPGCRADLVLLQARDPAEAIRLRATRLAVVRGGRVIARTPAQTAALALPGRPGHVDFMSHAQQASG, encoded by the coding sequence ATGTTCGACCTGATCGTCCGCAACGCCAACCTGCCTGACGGCCGTCGCCGCCAGGACATCGCCATCGCAGATGGTCGCATCGCCGCCGTCGGGCCGGCCCTGCAAGGCACCGCCGGCCAGGATATCGACGCCCATGGCCTGCTCGTCTCGCCACCCTTCGTGGACGCGCACTTCCACATGGATTCCACGCTCTCCTACGGCCTGCCGCGGGTAAACGAGTCCGGCACCCTGCTCGAAGGCATCAAGCTCTGGGGCGAGCTCAAGCCGCAGCTCACGCAGGACGCGCTGATCCAGCGCGCGCTGGTCTATTGCGACTGGGCCGTCGCCAAGGGCTTGCTGGCGATCCGCTCGCATGTGGACGTCTGCGATCCGCGCCTGCTTGCGGTCGAGGCCCTGCTGTATGTGAAGGAGAAGGTGAAGCCGTATCTGGACCTGCAGCTCGTCGCCTTCCCACAGGACGGCGTGCTGCGCAGCGCCGGCGCGATGGAGAACCTCAGGCGCGCGCTGGACATGGGCGTGGACGTGGTGGGTGGCATCCCGCACTTCGAACGCACCATGGCCGACGGCGCGGAGTCGGTGCGCCTGCTCTGCGAACTCGCGGCCGAGCGCGGCCTGCGGGTGGACATGCACTGCGACGAAACCGACGACCCGCTCTCGCGCCATATCGAGACGCTGGCCTACCACGCGCAGCGGCTGGGCCTGCAGGGGCGCGTCACCGGTTCGCACCTCACGTCCATGCATTCGATGGACAACTACTACGTGTCCAAGCTGATCCCGCTGATGCGGGAAGCCGGCGTCGCGGCCATTGCCAATCCGCTGATCAACATCACCCTGCAAGGCCGCCACGACAGCTACCCCAAGCGCCGCGGGATGACCCGCGTGCCGGAGCTGATGGCGGCCGGCATCGAGGTCGCCTTCGGCCACGACTGCGTGATGGACCCGTGGTACGGCATGGGCTCGGGCGACATGCTGGAAGTCGCGCACATGGGCCTGCATGTGGCGCAGATGACCTCGCAGGACGCGATGCGCCGCTGCTTCGCGGCCGTGACAGAGAATCCGGCGCGCATCCTCGGCCTGGAGGGCTACGGCCTGGAGCCGGGGTGCCGTGCGGATCTCGTGCTGCTGCAGGCGCGTGATCCGGCCGAGGCGATCCGCCTGCGCGCCACGCGCCTGGCGGTGGTACGTGGCGGCCGGGTCATCGCCCGCACCCCGGCGCAGACCGCCGCACTCGCCCTGCCCGGTCGGCCCGGCCATGTGGACTTCATGAGTCACGCGCAACAAGCGTCGGGTTAA
- a CDS encoding ABC transporter permease: MEWLPELLTQIGGVLASASFWVAVLRIAAPLILGTLGVLVCERAGVLNLGIEGIMVASALTGWLAVFQGADLWLGVAVAAVTGMALGLLHAALTVWLGLSQHVSGLGVTMLATSLAYFGYRVSFPKVTTPPTITPFPPLQALEGIPVIGPVLGAQTALTLLALAVVPLLAWFLYRTPAGLALRMVGENPAAAEAQGVRVLVVRTAAVVAGSALMGVAGSFLTLSAFNAFFFNMVNGRGWICVALVVFASWRPGKALLGALLFAAFDALQLRLQQGGGLLPYQLYLMLPYALSLLALVLMSRRAAYPQALMKPWRKGER, from the coding sequence ATGGAGTGGCTGCCGGAACTTCTGACGCAGATCGGCGGCGTGCTCGCCTCCGCGAGCTTCTGGGTCGCGGTGCTGCGTATCGCCGCGCCGCTGATCCTCGGCACACTGGGCGTGCTGGTGTGCGAGCGCGCCGGCGTGCTCAACCTGGGCATCGAAGGGATCATGGTCGCTTCGGCGCTGACCGGTTGGCTTGCCGTGTTCCAGGGCGCAGATCTCTGGCTGGGCGTAGCGGTGGCCGCGGTCACCGGCATGGCGCTCGGCCTGCTGCATGCCGCGCTCACCGTGTGGCTCGGGCTCTCGCAGCATGTGTCCGGCCTGGGCGTGACCATGCTCGCGACCAGCCTCGCCTACTTCGGCTATCGGGTAAGTTTCCCCAAGGTGACGACTCCGCCGACGATCACGCCCTTCCCGCCGCTGCAGGCGCTGGAAGGCATTCCGGTGATCGGGCCGGTGCTGGGCGCGCAGACCGCGCTCACCCTGCTCGCGCTGGCGGTGGTGCCGCTCCTCGCCTGGTTCCTTTACCGCACGCCGGCCGGGCTCGCGCTGCGCATGGTGGGCGAGAACCCCGCCGCGGCCGAAGCCCAGGGCGTGCGCGTGCTGGTGGTGCGCACCGCCGCGGTGGTGGCCGGCTCGGCACTGATGGGCGTGGCGGGCAGCTTCCTCACGCTCTCGGCCTTCAACGCCTTCTTCTTCAACATGGTCAATGGTCGCGGCTGGATCTGCGTGGCGCTGGTGGTGTTCGCCTCCTGGCGGCCCGGCAAGGCACTGCTCGGCGCACTGCTCTTCGCCGCCTTCGACGCCCTGCAGCTACGCCTGCAACAGGGCGGCGGCTTGCTGCCCTACCAGCTCTACCTCATGCTGCCCTATGCGCTCTCGCTGCTTGCGCTGGTGCTGATGTCACGCCGCGCGGCCTATCCGCAGGCCTTGATGAAGCCCTGGCGCAAGGGCGAACGCTGA